One segment of Candidatus Manganitrophus noduliformans DNA contains the following:
- a CDS encoding HD-GYP domain-containing protein codes for MEKRGTILIVDDEENIRDILFEVLSNEAYECHRAEGGEEALSVLRERSFDLVLSDILMPGMSGIDLLKEAKAADADLSFIMVTAVHAAETAIEAMRLGADNYLIKPFNLDEVILSVEKALQRRRLIIENREYQLHLEKKVEERTRELHDALKKIQASYRATLEALGSALDTRDIGTHAHSRRVTHYALLLGRTLGMSGQELEVLERGVYLHDIGKIGIPDDILLRPGKLTKQEMEIMMTHAELGKRLLSRIDFLREASEIVYSHQERFDGSGYPRGLKGEEIPLGARVFAIVDALDAMTSDRPYRKALPFEAARAEIIRSAGIQFDPEIVRVFMSIPKEQWLRVRERPLLYEEEREVA; via the coding sequence ATGGAAAAAAGGGGAACAATTTTAATTGTAGATGACGAGGAAAATATCCGTGATATCCTCTTCGAGGTCCTCTCCAATGAAGCGTATGAGTGTCATCGCGCCGAAGGGGGTGAAGAGGCCCTTTCAGTATTAAGAGAGAGGTCTTTCGATCTGGTGTTGTCGGATATCCTCATGCCCGGCATGTCGGGGATTGACTTGCTGAAAGAGGCCAAAGCGGCCGATGCCGATTTGTCGTTCATCATGGTCACCGCCGTCCATGCGGCGGAAACCGCCATTGAGGCAATGCGGTTGGGTGCCGACAATTATCTCATCAAACCTTTCAATTTGGACGAGGTGATCCTGAGTGTCGAGAAGGCGCTTCAGCGTCGAAGATTGATTATCGAGAACAGAGAGTATCAACTTCACCTTGAAAAAAAGGTGGAGGAGCGGACCCGTGAGTTGCACGATGCCTTAAAGAAGATTCAGGCAAGTTATCGGGCAACACTCGAAGCGCTCGGCTCCGCACTCGATACCCGCGATATCGGCACCCATGCTCACTCGAGGCGGGTGACGCATTATGCCCTTCTTCTAGGACGCACTCTCGGCATGAGCGGTCAAGAACTGGAAGTATTGGAGAGAGGGGTTTACCTTCACGATATCGGCAAGATCGGCATTCCCGATGATATTCTCCTCCGGCCCGGAAAGCTGACCAAGCAGGAGATGGAGATCATGATGACCCACGCGGAATTGGGGAAGCGGCTGCTCTCCAGGATCGACTTTTTGAGAGAAGCCTCCGAGATCGTCTACAGTCATCAAGAGCGTTTTGACGGGTCCGGTTATCCAAGGGGGCTGAAGGGAGAGGAGATTCCGCTGGGGGCGCGCGTCTTTGCGATCGTCGATGCGCTCGACGCAATGACCTCCGATCGCCCTTATCGAAAGGCGCTCCCCTTTGAGGCGGCCCGTGCGGAAATTATACGCTCGGCGGGGATCCAATTCGATCCTGAGATTGTCCGTGTTTTCATGAGCATTCCCAAAGAGCAATGGCTCAGGGTGCGGGA
- a CDS encoding c-type cytochrome, whose translation MKSPFKPTPENISKGKALFEGKGTCFTCHGKEGTGEGLAAAGLDPPPRNFTSAAFHAMRTDGELFWVIKHGSPGTAMMPMVGSVITDEEAWLVLLYERSLGRKK comes from the coding sequence TTGAAGAGTCCCTTTAAGCCGACTCCGGAGAACATATCGAAAGGAAAAGCGCTCTTTGAGGGAAAAGGAACCTGTTTCACCTGTCACGGTAAGGAAGGGACAGGGGAAGGGTTGGCAGCCGCAGGGCTGGATCCTCCTCCCCGCAATTTCACAAGCGCCGCCTTCCATGCGATGCGTACGGATGGGGAACTCTTCTGGGTGATCAAACATGGGAGTCCGGGAACGGCGATGATGCCGATGGTCGGAAGCGTGATCACCGATGAAGAGGCCTGGTTGGTGCTTCTCTATGAGAGAAGCCTCGGCCGAAAAAAGTAG
- a CDS encoding c-type cytochrome: protein MLVATAFSVNIGSAAEKDPLAPRVPADQMAAAKAWKNPMKATPDNIAKGKEIFNGKGTCFTCHGNEGRGDGPAGAALDPTPRNFHNPKLKGKTDGEFAWVIKNGSPGTGMISYVPGVISEEEMALVILFERSLHDQP, encoded by the coding sequence ATGCTCGTTGCAACAGCGTTTAGCGTGAATATCGGTTCGGCGGCGGAAAAGGATCCCCTGGCGCCCCGTGTTCCTGCGGACCAGATGGCGGCCGCAAAGGCGTGGAAGAACCCGATGAAGGCGACCCCTGATAATATTGCCAAAGGAAAAGAGATCTTCAACGGAAAGGGAACCTGCTTCACCTGCCACGGAAATGAAGGACGCGGTGACGGTCCCGCCGGCGCGGCGCTTGATCCCACCCCCCGCAATTTCCACAATCCGAAACTGAAGGGCAAGACGGATGGTGAGTTTGCTTGGGTGATCAAGAACGGCAGCCCCGGCACCGGGATGATCTCCTATGTCCCCGGCGTGATCAGCGAAGAAGAAATGGCGCTGGTGATCCTTTTTGAGAGAAGCCTGCACGACCAGCCATAA
- a CDS encoding formylglycine-generating enzyme family protein translates to MVAVPAGDFIRGTDEVDEEHFAQEQGIVKPWFVDEGPAHKIYLPLYYIDRTEVTNAQYADFIRSTRRAPPGHWEEGQYLKGSDHYPVVNVPWQDAQDYCHWKEGRLPTEAEWEKAARGTDGRRYPWGNEFDLTKANIGGQSQDLTPVGHYPAGQSTYGAVDMIGNVWEWTADWYHPYPGSKYQSKEYGKQLKVIRGNSWSAIGHFPPDVQEELVKHHSTVTFRLYAPPDSTISDVGFRCVRPG, encoded by the coding sequence ATGGTCGCTGTTCCCGCCGGTGATTTCATCCGAGGCACCGATGAAGTCGATGAGGAGCACTTCGCTCAGGAGCAGGGGATCGTCAAACCCTGGTTTGTCGATGAAGGTCCGGCCCATAAAATCTACCTGCCGCTGTATTATATCGACCGGACCGAGGTCACCAATGCGCAATACGCCGACTTTATTCGTTCGACGCGGCGCGCGCCTCCCGGCCATTGGGAAGAGGGACAATACTTGAAAGGGAGTGATCATTATCCGGTGGTGAATGTCCCCTGGCAGGATGCGCAGGACTACTGCCATTGGAAGGAAGGCCGGCTGCCGACCGAAGCGGAATGGGAGAAAGCGGCACGGGGAACCGACGGAAGAAGATATCCCTGGGGGAACGAGTTCGATTTGACGAAGGCGAATATCGGGGGACAGTCTCAAGACCTGACCCCGGTAGGCCACTATCCCGCAGGCCAAAGCACTTACGGCGCAGTGGATATGATCGGGAACGTTTGGGAATGGACGGCCGACTGGTACCACCCCTACCCCGGAAGCAAGTATCAGAGCAAGGAGTATGGAAAGCAGCTCAAGGTGATTCGAGGCAATTCGTGGTCGGCGATCGGGCATTTTCCTCCGGATGTCCAGGAAGAGTTGGTCAAGCATCATTCGACCGTTACCTTTCGCCTCTATGCCCCCCCCGATTCCACCATCAGCGATGTCGGCTTCCGCTGTGTCCGGCCCGGTTAA
- a CDS encoding anthranilate synthase component I family protein, which produces MPPADRLILDRPHRDLIVETLPTQGKSATALFERLGWKEQSVLFEGMRGGWFDGRFSLMAGTPFAKFESKEETSRFELLGDGKGYAHHQKGNPLAHLQRWLDRFQSSLFEGSLSEIPFLQGGAAGFFSYDLVRRWENIPAPSVRNPAIPDILLLFFNLFVLLDHTRERLYLVYNPFPEMEMGKPEESACRDGRAKMAHLRSEFLSSRPSRAIKPQILTPTVEEDFSEREYVEMVLRAKEYIAAGDIFQTNLSHRFRIASPAPSPFQIYRRLRKINPSPFAAYLDLGLIQIASGSPERLVRVSTSGGRRLVSTRPIAGTHPRGGDEAEDQRMIQSLYKSEKERAEHLMLVDLERNDLGKVCRYGSIEVDELMSLEKYSHVLHLVSNIQGELRPEMTLTEVVQALFPGGTITGVPKVRCMEILSELEKRARGIYTGAVGYIDFTGEMDLNIAIRTWVRQGEEMTFQVGAGIVADSDPEKEYRETLQKAAALIKALEP; this is translated from the coding sequence ATGCCCCCCGCCGATCGCCTGATATTGGACCGCCCTCATAGGGATCTGATTGTCGAAACGCTTCCTACTCAAGGAAAGTCGGCGACGGCCCTCTTCGAGCGGCTCGGATGGAAGGAACAATCGGTCCTCTTCGAGGGAATGCGAGGAGGGTGGTTCGATGGGCGGTTTTCACTCATGGCCGGAACTCCCTTTGCCAAGTTCGAGAGCAAAGAGGAGACAAGCCGATTCGAACTGCTCGGTGACGGGAAGGGATACGCTCATCATCAGAAGGGAAACCCGCTTGCTCACCTTCAGCGGTGGCTCGATCGATTTCAATCTTCCCTTTTTGAAGGATCGCTTTCCGAAATTCCGTTCCTACAAGGAGGAGCGGCCGGATTTTTCAGCTATGATCTGGTCCGACGATGGGAAAATATCCCCGCCCCTTCCGTCCGAAATCCGGCCATTCCCGATATCCTCCTTCTTTTCTTTAATCTCTTCGTTCTCCTCGATCATACAAGAGAGCGACTCTATCTGGTCTACAATCCCTTTCCTGAAATGGAAATGGGAAAACCGGAGGAATCGGCCTGTCGGGACGGACGGGCGAAGATGGCTCACTTACGATCGGAGTTCCTCTCCTCTCGGCCGTCGCGGGCAATTAAACCGCAAATCCTCACCCCGACCGTCGAAGAAGATTTTTCGGAACGCGAGTATGTTGAAATGGTTCTCCGGGCGAAGGAGTATATCGCAGCCGGGGATATCTTTCAGACCAATCTCTCGCACCGTTTTCGTATCGCTTCCCCCGCTCCCTCTCCTTTTCAGATTTATCGGCGGCTTCGCAAGATCAACCCCTCCCCTTTTGCCGCGTATCTCGATTTGGGCTTGATTCAGATTGCAAGCGGCTCGCCGGAACGGCTCGTTCGGGTAAGCACCTCGGGGGGAAGACGCCTCGTCTCGACGCGACCGATCGCGGGAACCCATCCGCGCGGGGGAGATGAAGCAGAAGACCAGCGGATGATTCAATCCTTGTACAAAAGCGAGAAGGAACGGGCGGAGCATCTGATGCTGGTCGATTTGGAACGGAACGATCTTGGAAAGGTCTGCCGATACGGCTCGATCGAAGTGGACGAGTTGATGTCGCTTGAAAAATACTCGCATGTCTTGCATCTGGTCTCAAATATCCAGGGAGAGCTTCGGCCGGAGATGACCTTGACGGAGGTCGTGCAGGCGCTTTTCCCGGGAGGGACGATCACGGGGGTTCCGAAAGTTCGCTGCATGGAGATTCTCTCCGAGCTGGAGAAACGCGCCAGGGGCATTTACACCGGGGCCGTCGGCTATATCGACTTTACAGGGGAGATGGATCTGAACATCGCCATTCGGACCTGGGTCCGGCAGGGAGAGGAGATGACCTTTCAAGTGGGGGCCGGCATCGTCGCCGACTCCGATCCGGAGAAGGAATACCGAGAGACCCTTCAGAAGGCGGCCGCTTTGATAAAGGCGCTGGAACCATGA